The DNA window tattttgttgcaacCTTTagatgatcatgtatatacttttgatggTATCTATTGAAAATGtatttatttcaagaaaattttaaatccttctttccttttatttaaatatttaagttCCGCTGTTGTTTTATAAAAATCGGGTCAGAGcgttacatttagtggtatcagagcaacgttcttcggaccaatgcatatgacttcgtctactttcaactgtccgggtatgtcatCTCCTTCATCTATCTATTATTATCGATTGATATGTattgtgtgagcacattgtaggatttaatgcctcctaagagaaaatcttcagagggtgaggatagatcctcatcgagagttgtcgacgagttcggcaagttattgaaagagcaagctaaggttcatagtgagcagattcaacAATTTCTCCGTTTGCAAGGTACAGGTCAAGGTAGAGGTCAAGGGAGAGGCCCAGTGATTCAAGCAGTTGGGACtgatgggatctttactgcttttaAGCGGATGGATCCGCCTAagtttgcaggaagcactgatccattggtGGCAGTAGAGTTGATTAAAGCACTTGAGGCGatatttgatcatctcaaatatGAAGACAAAGACAGAGTTGATTGTGCAGTATTCATGCTAGTCAAAGCTGCAcacatttggtggaatgctaccaaggtggGTGTTAATGTTCTggcattgaagtggcaagatttcacggatcttttctacgacaagtatttctcagatgcacttcgagctcgGAAGGTGACTGAATTTTTAGAGCTGCGtcaaggaggtatgaatgttgatgagtacattttgaagtttgaagagggctgtctgtttgctcCTTATATTGCCTCTAATGACAAAGAtaagggtgctcatttcattagaggaCTTCGAGCAGAAATCAGAAGAgacatcaatatgtctaaggcagtgacatttaaagagattgtggctaaagcaTTGTTAGCCGAGCAAGATGAAAAAGATATTGCtagagagagacaggcgaggcagaAGGCTATTGCTCAAAGAGGTCAAGGCTCGAACCAAAGAGGTAAAGGCAATTTCAAAGGGAAAGGCAAGttagagccgagtcctaaagCACCgacagttccatttgatccagagaagcggttgtgtcccaagtgcagtaggCCTCATAGGGGCGAGTGCGGATTTGGTACTCACACATGCTATCGATGTGGTACTGCAGGCCATATAGCCAGGGATTGTCCGAGAGgatcgagtaaagagaaggtgcagggtcgcatcttcaccatgacgaaggaaggtattaaccatgattcttctgtgatctctagcacaattttaatttcaggcagagtagctacgacattgattgatactggtgctactcattcttttatgtctgaattatttttgagatctttgggcttagttccttctgttcttcccctccagtttaatgtagtattgccttcgggggatgtgttgtgcccgacgtctattgtgtatgcgtgttctgttcaaattgatgaacGAGTGGTTTATtccgatttgattgttatcccgatggttgcgtttgatattatacttggcatggattgactatcaacttatcgtgcagtgacggattgtgttgctaagacggtgaagtttgcagatgatggaaataaggaaggtatgctcgccagtgcaggtacttcactggtccttccttttatttcatgtcttgaggctaagaagttgttgtttagaggttgtgatgggttttttgcttcgattgttgatatggatagaattgtgaagttgaatattgatgatattgatgttgtgagagagttctctgatgtatttgaggatgatgtgccgggtttaccgTCGggcagagatgtagagtttgtgattgatttagTTCCGGGTACGATTCCTATTTCcaaggctccgtatagaatggccccgacagagatgaaagagttgaagacgcaattgcaggatctttcggataaaggttttattcggccgagttcttcgccttggggagctccggttctttttgttaaaaagaaagacgggtccTTGCgtctgtgcattgattatagagaaATCAATagagtgacgatcaagaataaatatccgttgccacggatagacgaTCTTTTTGACCAATTGCATGGGGCTAtagtgttttcgaagattgatctgcgttctggctattatcagttgaaagttagggagtctgatatccctaagacggcgttccggaccaggtatggtcatttcgaatttcttgttatgtcgttcggtttgactaatgccccttcagtcttcatggatcttatgaaccgggtgttcaagccgtatttggatagttttgtcattgttttcatcgacgatatattgatctattccaagaccagagagcttcatgcagagcacctcaAAGTCggtcttcagttgttgagagagaagaggttgtatgctaagttgaagaaatgtgagttctggttggatcagatttctttcttgGGCCATATTGTTTCGAAGGATTttttagctgttgatccagtgaaaattGAGGTGatacagaagtggcctattcctaccacagTATCAGAGGTTCTTCATCTAAAGGGAGACCTAGGGTTCttaatttctttcttttgttctcttgattcaagcctcttgttggattattgaagtGAGGAGAAGGTTATTTTGGAGtcaagaagctaaggtaatctTGTGGGTTTAGTTAATTTGGTTTGTGGTGTTGGGGGAAAGTGTGGTACTTTGTGATTGTGTTGATTTTATGGGTTTTATGGTAtggttgttggattattgagttgttgatggttctattcatggtttattgttgaaGGATTTGTACCAAGAGCTTAGACTCAAGGTtgctattggttgtaagtggaattcattccttgtgctcacatgatagtatatgtattatGTTTCAATAgttttaatgtgctattccctttcaattgattcatgttatgtatatatacactttgttgtatattagaggcttgTATATGCCTCAATTGTGTATAAGGGAATGCAAAAGAGAAGAgttttcaaagtgtttgatttaatgtcCAAGAgaagttcaaatgttttattggattgataaatggatagtcagagattgcatgcaattagttgatcaacgaccataggcttatatcccaacagagtaatcgatttatatcgatgggatataggtacagagacagagatactatttagatatcaatccataccagagaaaagagaaatatcatctttatgattttattatcttATGTTATGCTATATTTCAAGAGTtggatggtatttaatgatttcaaagtcatgttttacagagtatgatatttgatatgtaagagttccacttgctgagttttatactcatttcggttattcatgtgatgcagataagagcgacgaaccaggacgttgattgaagGCGAAGTCATATGTATCAAGTGAAGGAAGGAATAAattattttggacatgatcacattgatattttgtattttgttgcaacCTTTagatgatcatgtatatacttttgatggtatatattggaaatgtatttatttcaagaaaatttttaaatccttctttcctTTTATTTAAATCTTTAAGTTCCGCTGTTGTTTTATAAAAATCGGGTCAGATCGTTACAGTTCCTTAATATTCACCTGCCAAATCTTCACTCTATAAACAAAAAGAAGAGGAAAGTCACAAAATTAAATGTTATAATCAAATAAAAGGTAAAccttatatgtatgtgtgtgtataattCAGTAGTTCTAACCCATGTCAAGCAAATGTGCTAGACTTTTGGCTTCGAAAACAGAAAAAGGTTAATTAGTTACTCACCTCCCATTAGAACTTCCCGTCGCTAAAAGAAGTTGAGGTTTTGAAATTTCAAAGCCATATAAAGCCCAGCAAATAGATGTGATGCATGTATCATGTGCCTTGAGAAAGCCACCATTTGATGCTTTACATGGGAGTTCAGGGGTAATAATGGAATAACTCTCTGGTGCATCAATTCTCCGGAATGAAATTAGACCACATTTCAATCCAGTAGCAAGAATAGAGCAGCAGCCCGAGGAGTTATGAGGAATAGAAacccaatcttcagatgtcctcAGAATCGGTGACCAAGCCACAAGAAGGGGTGTCAGCATTGCATTGCGAGAAGCATATTGTTGTGCCGTTATTAGTTGAACATTGCATTCTTTGATCTTCAGAGGTGTCCCTTCAGAAACAAATATGGGAATAATTTCCCATGTATTGTTTTCTTTTACATTGTCAAGTTTTTTTGCAGCAACCTAATAAAAATAGCAACACATTCAATGTAATAGCATTTATCAAATGCACAACTTTTCAAATTGAAAGCAGATCATGTGGCTGCATTGAAGCTGATTTAGTAAGTATGGAGGTTCATGTCATGgaataaaatgataaaactaAATCAGATAGTGAATGCAGTGTGCATTACATTAGTTTCATTCTGTCTCCTTcgttttctttcctttcttaaACTAGATACAAGTGGCTCATTAGGGCATTCAGATTCTGCATTATCTCGACTCCCTATCACATGTATAAAGAAAAAACCCCAAGAATAGTTGGAATTCATATCATTAATTGTTATGTCATCAAGATATTTCATCTAGAAAAGTATATGGGGATATGCAAGAAACGCTAATCAGCAAAAAGTTGAAAGATAGAACCAAGTCACATCTAAACTTTCTGAAGATATAATTTGAGACTCTCCGAAATTGATCTTGGAAAGATAATTATACATCATCTCTGATATGTCCATAACCTAGAAATTTTCAGATTATAACTTTAGCAAATGTGTGAAAAACAAACATTAAAATTAGGAATCACAGATAACATACTAGATTCCAAATTCATCACATTTATTATGCATAAGCAACAAAATCGTAAATACAACAAACTTGAAGGGCTATGAAATTCTTTTTGAAAGAAATGTTGATTAGGTATTGCCTCTCCAAACATAAACAAAGCCTCCAGTACTAACACAACAAATTTACACATTAGCACAAATATGAATCTACTCATGGGCTCAAAGCCAACACAGAACCAACAGTAAGAACATAATTAAGAGCATCTATAGACAAAAGAATTGAAACAATTCCATTGCTAAAATTTTCACCATTTTTTTTGGTTCAGGAAGATTATTAAAGTGAAGAGACAGCAAGCTCGAACTATAATTCTGGTCCTGCCACCACTACTTCCTGAAagcttcatttataaaatacttAATACCTCAATCCATTCAGCCGAAAAATCACAGAAGGGAAAGCGGTAAAGTTTGACGCGTCCCCCAGTGGAGCAAACAACTGCACGATTCATAGCAAAATGTAGAATTAATTCAGGGAGGCAACTTGCGTTGCATACTCAAACAAAAACTTCGATCAGGGGTAATAGTATCAGTACCCAGCATTGCTAGCAAAACCTGCAGGAGACTAGGAAATTGACCTAACACATGGCCGTGTATCCCGCGACACATGCATTGACAACAAGCACCCAGAGAGAAAATCTATCCCTGtgaaaaaatgaaaacaaaatcaaatacagTGACCTGAGAAAATAAAATACTTGAAACCCcaactcaaaattaattttcatttgcACTGTAAAACCACAAACCCagaaatccaaatggcatccaaattgtgtacatacatacatacaatgAGCTCATACAAAACTatgaaattcattttttaatatgattCTACGTACCTCCAGCATTTATGACACCAATGGAAAAAGGCTTGCTTGGGAGAACAGAAATTACACCTCAACATCCAGCTCCAGAAGGTTTAGCAGGATTCTAACCAAGTGAACAACAAGCATATACCAGTGATTCGAAGGCTAAATCAAACAGTAtaaaattaaatcctaatttgaaaaaacaaataaaaagtaaGGTAATATGAATTATATAGACCAACTACTATAAGATTCTCTTTCAAATTCAAATCAGACCCTGTATTGAACTCCAACATAAAACAGCTTCCAGACCAGTTATGAAGATCAGGTAGATTAAAATGTAAGCATAAATTTGgcgtttaaaattcaataacaaTGCAAAAATCTTCGGCTAAAAAATAAGCATGCTATTCAGAAATATTATTACATTATATGCAATAAATTGATTTAGTAGTTGTCTTTCCTAAGTCATGGGATCAGATCCCATCAGGTGGATCACAGAATACTGGACTCAGAATCAGTGGTCATTGATTCTTGTTCATGTCAGTGCATGGTTAATAATGTCATCTGCATAATCCTCACACTAACAGAATCACTTGACAGCCCAAAATTCTTGATCAACTAAAAACTCAGCTAGAACAGATTGAATGCCAGGATACTTCTGAACTTGAGCAATTTCAATGTTGAGACTCAAATGCTATACATCATATCATTAAAATTGCATCAAAGCAATTCAATACTAAAATCAGCAAACTTTGAAAAGTTAACAATTACCAGGATCGTAACGAGGCTACCAGAAGCGACCGCCACCAGATTCTCTTCGGAACAAGCAACAGCGTTGGGATAACAAGGCGCTGATACGAGCACAGCAGCTTGGAAGCGGGAAGACATTGTTGAAGAGAATTGAAACAGAAAGCAGAGCggcgttttattattttggagtGAAGAGGATTCGATGCTTCGACCTAATTTGTGAAACAGCTCGAATAGTCCAAATCGAATTACACCATATaacctacatatatttgtatttcctagactagactagaagactaaaaaaaatcttctattttatattattaaaaaaattaaaaatatttatttttatgtggaTTTAGGGATTTCTCGCTTAGAGGGCAAAAACAATGGATATTGAGGAAGCAACAAGCATTGAAGAAATGAAGTTGAAACATTAGCCAATCTCATGCATTACCCAATTTAGGGGTGAGTAGAAACCAAAGCCAAATCAAATAGTTGGTTTGGTTTTTAGTCGATCGATTTATATtggttttaaaattaatcatatcgaaaaaattggttttgttcaaagttttggtgaaaaatcctaaccgaaccaattttataaatatataatatttttaattatacacatattattttattttatgtcatataattgatattatgaaagtttgatgattggtattggtggcacattttataaagctaaaaaaaaattgaccattATCCCGTTCAATCTTCACAAGTATTTATTGATCTTCATAATGTTTTTGGAAAAGGTTAAAAACCTCGAGCAAGAAATCTTGGATGCGAGTGAATTTACTCTTACCAAATACCCAAGTTGGATGAACATAAAAGATAAATGTCTTTCTTTCTTTGAAGTGTGATAATGGATGATATTGAAGCTATTTCTAAAAGTTGAACTATTGAAAACttatatttatctatttataatagctagttttgaaaatttaaattatgatttgtaacgtaccgtacttttactacttaaaaattgaagaaaaattaaaaattttcttgaatacgaaaatgaaatcaatacggtcgccactacatcatccattcaacaataaaatttttgctaaaagaaaatcttgctcaaaacatctcgcATCAAAGCATagaatcagagtattttaaacttgcataaaaaatattaaaataacgtgggcggtcctcgggtctagcctcccgctcagtccaagcctgctccttggtccccacctcctgtctcctcatagacatcctcacctgcatcgatcaagtctagtgagtctaaagactcaacacgtataaactgggagtaacgagtactacataataaaatcacatgcaactttaaaatagagcgtacatacatgaaacttgaacttgaaatgAGCTTGAACTTGCCATAACGTGAAAGCTTTCATGAatatgcttgcatacttgaacatacttgaacatacatgaacatacatgacttcattttgcgtagaggcatgtttcaaagcaagtgacccatacataataaatgcttgatcagacaaaccacagtactgggctgacagggacgtatccactgccacatacatgagatccccgttcataatttaacgagctggttggtctccgttcataatttaacggggtggagaggtcctcggccacgttcaccgacttccaaacccattcataatttggtcacaagacatttagcatacctcaaaaacttaaaatattttctttttgcacgtcaacatacttacttggcgttgagagattcgttggacttcgattggggccgttgctgcaacatactaacgtgAATTCATAAACTTAATGGGTGTAACTTAAACGTAATAATCAA is part of the Primulina eburnea isolate SZY01 chromosome 1, ASM2296580v1, whole genome shotgun sequence genome and encodes:
- the LOC140804757 gene encoding uncharacterized protein gives rise to the protein MSSRFQAAVLVSAPCYPNAVACSEENLVAVASGSLVTILHLSLNIEIAQVQKYPGIQSVLAEFLVDQEFWAVKDRFSLWVLVVNACVAGYTAMFVCSTGGRVKLYRFPFCDFSAEWIEVAAKKLDNVKENNTWEIIPIFVSEGTPLKIKECNVQLITAQQYASRNAMLTPLLVAWSPILRTSEDWVSIPHNSSGCCSILATGLKCGLISFRRIDAPESYSIITPELPCKASNGGFLKAHDTCITSICWALYGFEISKPQLLLATGSSNGRRGILQELLKSSETVHASFSLLREVPYVYDSCFGLAVSHGSLAIAVKAAIEFLWIGGQQLDTSSNICFDIDFGSFPGFPEWASEHLGYCGSPCVFQTVDTKLCRAYSAEMVDILFWIKFWHLYYVLVFKILPTLSTRKLHLINVIIRHVVLKNDEVSESRKHQDLERFSSAIDEQTNVWKELQLCCENELRRRLVGLYFSAILELLSDSKTSFKPSRNLSHHVVPYEGYFYKDYSLNIYSPHLQYNEIPL